In Brevibacillus brevis, a genomic segment contains:
- a CDS encoding helix-turn-helix domain-containing protein yields MKQSSLCPKFEKGMQLLGKRWTGLILYQLLEGPQRFCALEGALPVSGRLLSERLKDLEKEGLVHRQVYTDSAPIRVEYSLTDMGLALEPVLKGIESWAQEWIELKAEDAADCCE; encoded by the coding sequence ATGAAACAGTCCTCCCTCTGTCCCAAATTTGAAAAAGGCATGCAGTTGCTTGGAAAACGATGGACAGGGTTAATCTTATATCAATTGCTGGAGGGACCTCAGCGCTTTTGCGCGCTGGAAGGGGCTCTGCCTGTAAGCGGAAGGCTGCTTTCTGAACGTCTGAAGGATCTGGAGAAGGAAGGTCTTGTGCATCGGCAAGTATACACCGATTCGGCTCCCATACGGGTGGAGTACTCGTTGACTGACATGGGCCTCGCCCTGGAACCGGTATTGAAAGGCATTGAAAGCTGGGCTCAGGAATGGATTGAACTGAAGGCGGAAGATGCAGCAGACTGCTGTGAATAG
- a CDS encoding HPr family phosphocarrier protein, with translation MIEFQVTVTVEGGLHARPAALLVSRASRSQSKITLNKGDKTVDARSILGIMTLGVSQGDQLLIQIDGSDEEDAAAQIQDLFHQEFAG, from the coding sequence ATGATCGAGTTTCAGGTGACTGTCACCGTAGAAGGCGGGCTGCACGCGCGCCCTGCCGCCCTGTTGGTCAGTCGCGCATCCAGGTCCCAGTCTAAAATCACCTTGAACAAGGGCGATAAAACAGTGGACGCGCGAAGCATTCTCGGCATTATGACGCTGGGAGTATCGCAAGGCGACCAATTGCTCATCCAGATCGATGGCTCGGATGAAGAAGATGCCGCCGCGCAGATCCAGGACTTGTTCCATCAAGAATTCGCGGGTTGA
- a CDS encoding tyrosine-type recombinase/integrase, with translation MEHLNQFLNWLHEEGKDEKTIKAYRTTINQFTDWYIGSTGHSNITEIKPIDVKEYLGYMKHRLNRKQATINKSIASLRTFFSYLAEQGLISDNPMTRIKIQKIQTTDKVGEKDTSKWLTKEEQERFISYVELEKNESKRIRNLAIIDIMLYAGLRVAEIEELKLDDVKVNGDTTLTIREGKHGKYATVVLINKYSKNLRQWLKYRQSLTDEKYVESSSLFVSERSGQLGVRGIQVMLDKYAKLANMDNITPHRFRHSFCKNLANAGTPIEVIRRLARHESIQTTAIYIDPSQEEQLKALNKM, from the coding sequence ATGGAACACCTCAATCAGTTTCTGAACTGGCTTCATGAAGAAGGCAAGGATGAAAAAACAATCAAAGCATATAGGACAACCATAAACCAATTCACTGATTGGTACATAGGCTCAACAGGACACAGCAACATAACAGAAATAAAACCGATAGATGTTAAAGAGTATCTTGGGTATATGAAACACAGACTGAATCGTAAGCAAGCGACCATAAACAAAAGTATAGCTTCACTAAGAACTTTCTTCTCTTATCTTGCTGAACAAGGACTTATTTCAGATAATCCCATGACTAGGATAAAGATTCAGAAGATACAAACCACAGATAAAGTTGGTGAAAAGGATACATCTAAATGGCTGACCAAAGAAGAACAAGAACGCTTCATCAGCTATGTAGAATTGGAGAAGAATGAATCTAAGCGCATTAGAAACCTCGCAATCATCGACATTATGCTCTATGCGGGTCTTAGGGTAGCAGAAATTGAGGAATTAAAACTAGATGATGTGAAGGTAAATGGAGATACTACTCTGACCATAAGGGAAGGGAAGCATGGAAAGTATGCTACTGTTGTTTTAATCAACAAATACAGTAAGAACTTGCGTCAATGGCTAAAATATCGCCAATCATTGACTGACGAAAAATATGTTGAATCCTCCTCCCTGTTTGTATCAGAAAGAAGCGGACAATTAGGGGTAAGGGGAATACAAGTCATGCTCGATAAATATGCTAAACTAGCAAACATGGATAATATCACACCTCACCGTTTTCGCCATTCATTTTGCAAGAACCTTGCTAACGCAGGTACACCAATCGAGGTTATTAGACGACTTGCAAGACATGAATCAATCCAAACCACTGCTATATACATTGACCCCAGCCAAGAAGAACAGCTTAAAGCATTGAATAAGATGTAA
- a CDS encoding nitroreductase family protein, with protein sequence MMNQILPLVKENRKASHDIDPVFLNRWSPRSYKSDPIPEEVLYSVLEAARWAPSANNEQPWRFVLARSQEDKERFYSFIADANRVWCEKAPVLILAVAKTISSRGTHNRAYAFDTGAACGFLSLEASRQGLITHVMGGFDREKASEVLGIPDGYEPQVVIAIGYQGDKEVLPEALQEREKPSTRRELSETVMEGVFAEK encoded by the coding sequence ATGATGAATCAAATTCTCCCTCTGGTAAAAGAAAACCGCAAAGCATCCCACGACATAGATCCTGTGTTTTTGAACCGCTGGTCTCCGCGTTCGTACAAGTCCGACCCGATTCCGGAAGAAGTGCTGTACAGCGTGCTCGAAGCCGCACGATGGGCGCCATCTGCGAACAATGAACAGCCGTGGCGTTTTGTTCTTGCCCGCAGCCAGGAAGACAAGGAGCGGTTTTACTCGTTTATCGCGGATGCGAACCGTGTCTGGTGCGAAAAAGCGCCTGTGTTGATCCTCGCAGTCGCAAAAACGATCAGCTCGCGAGGAACCCACAACCGGGCCTATGCCTTCGACACAGGCGCGGCATGCGGATTCCTCTCGTTGGAAGCCAGCCGCCAAGGCTTGATTACGCACGTCATGGGCGGGTTTGACCGGGAAAAAGCGAGCGAAGTGCTGGGAATCCCCGATGGGTATGAGCCGCAAGTGGTCATCGCCATCGGTTACCAAGGGGATAAGGAAGTGCTGCCCGAGGCGCTCCAAGAGAGGGAAAAACCATCCACTCGCCGCGAGCTGTCCGAAACCGTGATGGAAGGCGTGTTTGCGGAAAAGTGA
- the glcT gene encoding glucose PTS transporter transcription antiterminator GlcT, giving the protein MSREHEKPYAITRVLNHNVVLVEEPETKQEIVLFGKGIGFGAKPGNAIPAHDPRVEKRFRLESESHQKQYQTILSQVDPAVVGIAEEIIALVASEITPKLNEHVHVALPDHIQFAIYRLKNGMEIINPFLFEIQSLYAKEYALAKRAAEMIKKAFGQDIPESEIGFLALHIHSAISYMPVSKTVQFTNMINELVNIIEQKTGITIERSTVDYVRLITHLRFAVDRIRQQKSIQNPLLDRVKTMIPEAYQLASELAAHISSRLEMAVPEDEIGYMAMHVFRLLQQQP; this is encoded by the coding sequence TTGTCCCGCGAACATGAAAAACCATATGCGATCACACGCGTGTTGAACCACAACGTCGTACTCGTTGAGGAACCCGAGACCAAGCAGGAGATCGTGCTGTTCGGCAAAGGGATCGGATTCGGCGCCAAGCCCGGGAATGCCATTCCTGCCCACGACCCTCGGGTGGAGAAGCGCTTTCGGTTGGAAAGTGAAAGCCATCAAAAGCAGTACCAGACCATTCTCAGTCAGGTCGATCCTGCTGTCGTAGGCATTGCGGAAGAAATCATCGCGCTTGTCGCCAGCGAGATCACCCCGAAATTGAACGAGCACGTCCACGTGGCTTTGCCCGACCATATCCAGTTCGCCATCTACCGGTTGAAAAACGGCATGGAGATCATAAATCCGTTCCTGTTTGAGATTCAGTCGCTGTACGCCAAAGAATACGCGTTGGCAAAACGGGCGGCAGAGATGATCAAGAAGGCGTTTGGGCAGGATATCCCTGAAAGCGAAATCGGCTTTTTGGCCCTGCACATCCACTCGGCCATCAGCTATATGCCGGTCAGCAAAACGGTCCAATTCACCAACATGATCAACGAACTGGTGAATATCATTGAACAAAAGACCGGCATTACGATTGAGCGCAGTACCGTCGACTACGTGCGGCTCATCACTCACCTGCGCTTTGCCGTCGATCGCATCCGCCAGCAAAAGTCGATTCAAAATCCATTGCTGGACCGGGTCAAAACAATGATTCCGGAAGCCTATCAGCTAGCCTCCGAGCTGGCCGCCCACATCTCGTCCCGATTGGAAATGGCAGTACCGGAAGACGAGATCGGCTACATGGCCATGCACGTGTTTCGTTTGCTGCAACAACAACCATAA
- the nagE gene encoding N-acetylglucosamine-specific PTS transporter subunit IIBC — protein MLAFLQKIGKALMLPVATLPAAALLLRFGAINYETEFHLGPAVGGFLNQYIAPFLNAGGSAIFDNLSLIFAVGVAIGLAGDAVAALAAVIAYMVLTAVLSKVPAAMPFIADEAKLNMGVLGGILAGGVAAYCYNRYHNIKLPEWLGFFGGKRFVPIVTSLSMVIIGLIFGIIWGPIQDALTSMGNWIVGLGAIGAGLFGFFNRLLIPFGLHHVLNAIAWFQIGDFTDAAGKVVHGDLNRFFAGDKSAGMFMTGFFPIMMFALPAAAFAIIHTAKPEKRKAIASVFIGTALASFLTGITEPLEFAFMFAAPLLYVIHAILTGVSGYIVTAMGIKHGFGFSAGLIDYALNFPLSTNAWLIIPIGLAFAVVYYFLFRILIVKLNIKTPGREDDDAEVSKTGGANTMQEKAKQVLTLIGGKENIVNVDACITRLRLILKDDKIVNEKGLKELGAAGVMKLGQGSVQVVFGTQSELLKDEITKL, from the coding sequence ATGCTCGCCTTTCTGCAAAAGATTGGGAAAGCCTTGATGCTCCCAGTCGCCACTTTGCCGGCCGCGGCGCTCTTGCTCCGCTTCGGTGCCATCAACTACGAAACCGAGTTCCACCTCGGACCTGCTGTCGGTGGTTTTCTGAACCAGTACATTGCGCCATTCTTGAATGCCGGCGGATCTGCTATTTTCGATAACTTATCCTTGATCTTCGCCGTCGGGGTCGCAATCGGCCTGGCAGGAGACGCCGTCGCCGCCCTGGCTGCTGTCATCGCCTACATGGTGCTGACTGCGGTGCTCTCCAAGGTGCCTGCCGCCATGCCATTCATCGCCGACGAAGCGAAACTGAACATGGGCGTACTGGGCGGTATCCTGGCGGGCGGTGTGGCTGCATACTGCTACAACCGCTACCACAACATCAAGCTCCCCGAGTGGCTGGGCTTCTTCGGCGGGAAGCGCTTCGTTCCGATCGTTACCTCGCTTAGCATGGTCATCATCGGACTCATCTTCGGGATTATCTGGGGCCCGATCCAGGATGCCTTGACCAGCATGGGGAACTGGATCGTAGGGTTGGGTGCGATTGGCGCCGGTTTGTTCGGGTTCTTCAACCGTTTGCTCATTCCGTTTGGTCTGCACCACGTATTGAATGCCATCGCCTGGTTCCAGATCGGTGACTTTACCGATGCGGCAGGAAAAGTAGTCCATGGCGACCTGAACCGCTTCTTTGCCGGCGACAAATCGGCCGGTATGTTCATGACCGGATTCTTCCCAATCATGATGTTCGCTCTGCCAGCGGCCGCTTTCGCCATCATCCACACGGCGAAGCCGGAAAAACGCAAAGCAATCGCCTCCGTCTTCATCGGTACGGCTCTCGCATCGTTCCTGACAGGGATTACGGAGCCGCTCGAGTTTGCATTCATGTTCGCTGCGCCCCTGCTGTACGTGATCCACGCGATCTTGACGGGTGTTTCCGGGTATATCGTCACTGCGATGGGCATCAAGCACGGCTTTGGCTTCTCCGCTGGCTTGATCGACTACGCACTGAACTTCCCGCTTTCCACCAATGCTTGGCTGATCATCCCGATCGGTCTGGCGTTTGCGGTCGTGTACTACTTCCTGTTCCGCATCCTGATCGTGAAATTGAACATCAAGACGCCGGGACGAGAGGATGACGATGCAGAAGTCAGCAAAACCGGAGGAGCCAACACCATGCAGGAAAAAGCAAAACAAGTACTGACCCTGATCGGCGGAAAAGAAAACATCGTCAACGTCGACGCGTGCATTACCCGCCTGCGCCTGATCCTCAAGGACGACAAGATCGTCAACGAGAAAGGCTTGAAAGAGCTCGGTGCAGCCGGCGTGATGAAGCTCGGCCAAGGAAGCGTGCAGGTAGTCTTCGGTACCCAATCGGAGCTGCTGAAAGACGAAATCACGAAGCTGTAG
- the istA gene encoding IS21 family transposase has protein sequence MLKVPQQQYIRFLREVEGCSIQEIAERVQVNWRTAKKYADRDDWNEPVCKRKGRHPVLGPYLEIIDTWLEDDERLPRKQRHTAVRMFQRLRDEYGFPGGQRTVSEYVSKRKKAMAAERAEHFERLEHPGGEAQADFGTVYVVKSGELVERKVLTLSFPYSNAAFVFPVPKENTECFLEALGRLFQQMGGVPRKIWFDNLSAAVVSIQQGGKRECTEAFRRFCAHYRFEPLFCNPYSGHEKGHVENKVGYGRRNWCVPPPVIDTPEQLETYLAEAARADMQRPHYVKKQTIAELWEQEKCKLLTLPTTPLEIFRLETCHLNKYAELSFDAALFPLPQCRAMQPVLVKVKWDVLEVLTADGTYTPIVTLPRPYTEKVISVDWKAVLKRYEKRPRAVMYSSFTNMMPQALQTFLTVEDMNARKARIRLLHRLLDTYTLEEIGQVLGELSHQQEHLAVALEHALYAIKHPVFRPEPFSESHTPPALHGQIPMLDEYDRILGVRVE, from the coding sequence ATGTTGAAAGTGCCACAACAACAGTATATCCGATTTTTGCGAGAAGTCGAAGGGTGTTCGATTCAGGAAATTGCGGAACGTGTCCAGGTGAATTGGCGAACCGCCAAGAAATATGCGGATCGCGACGATTGGAATGAACCGGTATGCAAGCGAAAAGGCCGCCATCCGGTGTTGGGACCGTACTTAGAGATTATTGACACATGGCTGGAGGATGATGAGCGTCTTCCACGCAAGCAACGCCATACAGCCGTCCGCATGTTTCAGCGGTTACGGGATGAGTACGGCTTCCCTGGCGGGCAGCGAACGGTATCCGAATATGTCTCCAAACGGAAGAAAGCCATGGCAGCCGAACGAGCCGAACATTTTGAGCGTTTGGAGCATCCAGGTGGAGAAGCTCAGGCTGACTTCGGGACGGTGTACGTGGTCAAGTCGGGAGAACTGGTGGAGCGGAAAGTATTGACCCTGTCGTTTCCGTACAGCAATGCCGCCTTTGTGTTCCCGGTTCCGAAAGAAAACACGGAATGCTTTCTGGAGGCCTTAGGGCGGCTATTTCAGCAAATGGGAGGGGTTCCTCGCAAGATTTGGTTTGACAACTTGTCCGCTGCTGTTGTGTCCATCCAGCAAGGCGGAAAACGAGAGTGTACGGAAGCGTTTCGGCGTTTCTGCGCCCATTACCGCTTTGAGCCCCTGTTTTGCAATCCATACAGCGGCCATGAGAAAGGCCATGTGGAAAACAAAGTGGGGTATGGACGCCGGAACTGGTGTGTTCCGCCACCGGTTATCGATACGCCGGAACAACTGGAGACGTATTTGGCGGAAGCTGCCCGTGCGGATATGCAGCGCCCTCACTATGTGAAAAAGCAAACCATTGCCGAGTTGTGGGAGCAAGAAAAATGCAAGCTGCTGACGCTGCCGACGACACCGCTGGAGATTTTCCGGCTGGAGACGTGCCACCTGAACAAATACGCTGAGCTGTCGTTTGACGCGGCTCTCTTCCCGTTGCCGCAGTGTCGGGCCATGCAGCCGGTTTTGGTGAAAGTCAAGTGGGATGTGCTGGAGGTGTTAACGGCAGACGGGACATATACCCCGATTGTGACATTGCCTCGTCCCTATACGGAGAAAGTCATTTCAGTAGATTGGAAGGCGGTATTGAAGAGATATGAAAAACGCCCGCGGGCGGTGATGTATTCTTCCTTTACCAACATGATGCCTCAGGCGCTCCAAACGTTTTTGACGGTGGAAGACATGAATGCACGAAAAGCACGAATTCGCCTGCTCCATCGATTGCTCGACACCTATACGTTGGAGGAAATCGGGCAAGTACTGGGAGAATTGTCGCATCAGCAAGAGCATCTGGCTGTTGCCTTGGAGCATGCCCTTTACGCGATAAAACACCCTGTTTTCCGCCCGGAACCGTTTTCAGAGTCGCATACACCCCCTGCCCTTCACGGGCAGATACCCATGCTGGATGAGTACGACCGGATCCTGGGGGTGAGGGTGGAATGA
- a CDS encoding ribonuclease H-like YkuK family protein, translating to MGLTSAGTLFDCFHSPTRGVLPKEDVFSLIEQTVTSMPGPFEIIVGADSQLKSRGTFFALVITVIRPGHGGTFFYHKFQERRYSSLQQRIFQEAMYAVGLATEIRQYLREHQHDTPIRLHFDIGTNGPTRKFIQSLLSLAETNHFRAEIKPNSFCASTIADKFTK from the coding sequence GTGGGTTTAACCTCTGCAGGTACGCTGTTTGATTGCTTTCACAGTCCGACGAGAGGAGTACTTCCCAAGGAGGATGTGTTCTCCCTGATCGAACAAACGGTCACGTCCATGCCGGGTCCATTTGAAATTATCGTAGGGGCCGACTCGCAACTCAAGAGCCGTGGAACATTTTTTGCCCTAGTCATCACGGTCATTCGCCCTGGACATGGAGGCACATTCTTTTACCACAAATTTCAGGAGCGTCGTTACTCATCGCTGCAGCAGCGCATTTTCCAGGAAGCCATGTACGCCGTAGGCCTCGCCACAGAGATACGCCAATATTTGCGCGAACACCAGCATGACACGCCGATCCGGCTGCATTTTGACATCGGAACGAATGGCCCTACCCGTAAGTTTATCCAGTCCCTGCTAAGCTTAGCAGAGACGAACCATTTCCGCGCCGAGATCAAGCCGAACTCGTTTTGCGCTTCGACCATTGCGGACAAATTCACCAAATGA
- a CDS encoding PTS glucose transporter subunit IIA codes for MLRSLFSRKKQQEVTFLAPLTGAIVPLSEVPDPVFAQKVVGDGVAILPSEGLLISPIDAKVTHLFPTHHAIGLTSDSGLEILMHIGIDTVKLKGQGFTPFVSVGDQVKAGDKLIQFDSAALEQAGCPIVTPIVITNQDVVAEKNVVAKANVQAGQDPLMTVLLK; via the coding sequence ATGCTACGCAGTTTATTTTCTCGCAAAAAACAGCAAGAAGTGACCTTTCTCGCCCCTTTGACCGGAGCCATCGTGCCGCTATCCGAAGTACCGGATCCCGTCTTTGCCCAGAAAGTAGTGGGAGACGGCGTAGCGATCCTGCCTTCCGAGGGGCTTTTGATCTCCCCGATCGACGCCAAAGTGACGCACCTGTTCCCGACCCACCATGCCATCGGCCTCACCAGCGATTCCGGCCTGGAGATCCTCATGCACATCGGGATCGACACCGTCAAGCTGAAAGGGCAAGGCTTCACGCCGTTTGTCTCCGTCGGGGACCAGGTGAAGGCGGGCGACAAGCTGATCCAGTTTGACTCTGCCGCTTTGGAGCAAGCCGGATGCCCGATCGTGACACCGATCGTGATTACCAACCAGGATGTCGTAGCGGAAAAGAATGTCGTGGCCAAGGCCAACGTGCAAGCAGGCCAGGACCCGCTCATGACTGTTCTTTTGAAATAG
- a CDS encoding MFS transporter, which translates to MHKQPLWTRDFIKICLSSLFLFITYYALVATLPIYIMETLRGGEREVGLALTSFIIAAVIVRPIAGKWVDELGKKKVALLASALFMASTFSYVGVASLFFLLALRFVHGISFGFSTTAMAAIATDLVPEQRKGEGIGYYALFMNLAMVIGPFLGLMIMNTYSFSVLCMLISVFAVISFGCGGWTKVREAQTAARKKPAQAFSWKSFIEPGAMPISLTACLMSFAYSGLLSFIPVYAKEIGAAGVSSYFFVIYAIMIVLSRPFTGKLFDRLGEHVVIYPSIVLYAIGLVLLSQATGPVLFLVASAVIGLGYGSVFPSFQAIAIQSSPTERRGLATGTYYLLFDLGMGVGSFVLAIVAAATNLGWMYMISSWIVAFAGVVYYSLHHRAANKKQRRERELLQLSE; encoded by the coding sequence TTGCATAAACAGCCCCTTTGGACCAGGGACTTCATTAAAATTTGTCTGAGTAGCTTGTTTTTATTCATCACCTACTATGCGCTTGTCGCAACCTTGCCCATCTACATAATGGAGACGCTGCGAGGCGGCGAACGGGAAGTGGGCTTGGCACTGACGTCTTTTATCATCGCAGCGGTAATTGTTCGGCCGATTGCGGGGAAATGGGTGGACGAGCTGGGCAAGAAAAAGGTGGCCCTCTTGGCATCCGCCTTGTTTATGGCATCTACCTTTTCGTATGTGGGGGTCGCCAGTCTCTTTTTTCTGTTGGCGCTTCGCTTTGTGCACGGGATCAGTTTCGGTTTTTCGACGACAGCCATGGCTGCCATCGCGACCGACCTCGTACCTGAGCAGCGCAAAGGGGAAGGAATCGGCTATTACGCGCTGTTCATGAATTTGGCGATGGTCATTGGTCCTTTTCTGGGTCTGATGATTATGAATACGTACAGCTTTTCCGTACTATGTATGCTCATATCCGTGTTTGCCGTCATCTCTTTCGGGTGCGGAGGATGGACCAAGGTTCGGGAAGCGCAGACCGCTGCCCGGAAAAAGCCAGCGCAAGCCTTCTCCTGGAAAAGCTTTATCGAGCCAGGTGCCATGCCGATTTCGCTGACTGCCTGTCTCATGTCATTCGCGTACAGCGGACTTCTTTCTTTCATTCCCGTCTATGCAAAGGAGATCGGAGCGGCTGGGGTATCCAGCTACTTTTTTGTGATTTACGCGATCATGATCGTATTGTCCCGCCCTTTTACCGGGAAGCTGTTTGACCGGCTGGGCGAGCACGTCGTGATTTATCCCAGCATCGTCCTGTACGCCATCGGGCTCGTCCTGCTGAGCCAGGCTACTGGACCCGTCCTGTTCCTGGTGGCCAGTGCCGTCATCGGTCTGGGCTACGGAAGCGTGTTTCCGAGTTTTCAGGCCATTGCCATCCAGTCATCGCCGACAGAACGAAGAGGACTTGCAACCGGCACTTACTACTTGCTGTTCGATCTGGGAATGGGAGTGGGGTCGTTCGTGCTGGCGATCGTCGCAGCGGCTACGAACCTTGGATGGATGTACATGATCTCTTCCTGGATCGTAGCTTTCGCAGGAGTCGTTTACTACAGCTTGCATCACCGCGCGGCAAACAAGAAACAACGCCGGGAAAGAGAGCTCTTGCAGCTATCGGAATGA
- a CDS encoding MarR family transcriptional regulator, giving the protein MNLDDAIGFLINNTGRSLTRLLTSQFSHLDVTPEQWSVLKRLEEEDGITLKELSKRVGKDQANVTRISDLLERKGYLLRKPNPEDKRSSLVCLTDAGRAITNQLIPIDESVHEMALKGISEQEIQFLKQLLARIRENVGAE; this is encoded by the coding sequence TTGAATCTTGATGATGCGATCGGGTTTCTGATCAATAACACGGGCCGGAGCCTGACACGTTTATTGACGAGCCAGTTCAGCCATCTGGATGTTACGCCGGAGCAATGGTCGGTATTGAAACGGCTGGAGGAAGAGGACGGCATCACGCTGAAGGAATTGAGCAAGCGGGTAGGAAAAGACCAGGCCAACGTCACGCGAATATCGGATTTGCTGGAACGAAAAGGGTATTTGCTCCGCAAGCCCAACCCGGAAGATAAGCGGTCTTCGCTCGTCTGCTTGACGGATGCGGGGAGAGCGATCACCAACCAGCTGATTCCAATCGACGAAAGTGTGCATGAAATGGCCCTCAAGGGGATATCGGAGCAAGAGATCCAGTTTTTGAAGCAGCTGCTCGCGAGAATCAGAGAGAATGTAGGCGCGGAATAG
- a CDS encoding P-loop ATPase, Sll1717 family, whose translation MFTLPLPVKQLYFGRVDASTEINEDKEKFLKNFYDANNVVGEITSNPIKFLILGKKGTGKTSVSKFIELSISEKYTAKYINFEEFDYIQFSEFKSDNRDEYEQYSTPWKWILYSYLSEILLSEDNQQIDLRTIFQKLFGRKGVSLSKLLNKRFNEGIEIPFDFVEEILGYKNEVYLLQDIVEILDVLISEYKLQSSKQYFLIIDGLDEKIKKEKYYTDAILSFLWSISRLNQDFINKKLPIKIIASLRNDVFDLIGGSNVYKKYYDNAVEIKWTNTSSDKFSYPLAGLISTRIKTSLLEKGFQEIEGDLVKRLLTTHVYGKEWKTRTWNFILDMTTYKPRDVISFLQECHEICNEDVKQIPQSVVWQALNNYSKYLVKEFKSELHGHITKEQADEIFDVIFPSLGKTFNYNDFYLKIGKSKHCLELTGGDILRLFYELGIVGFYVNDSHIEWYHREKSIVKKEFSSQSSKYQINQGLYKALSFW comes from the coding sequence ATGTTCACACTACCTCTACCAGTAAAGCAATTATATTTTGGAAGAGTCGATGCATCTACAGAAATAAATGAAGATAAAGAAAAATTTTTAAAAAACTTCTATGATGCAAATAATGTTGTAGGTGAAATAACATCAAATCCAATTAAGTTTCTGATATTAGGAAAAAAAGGAACTGGAAAAACATCAGTAAGTAAATTTATTGAGCTCAGTATTTCTGAAAAATACACAGCGAAATATATTAACTTTGAAGAGTTTGACTACATCCAATTCTCTGAGTTTAAAAGTGATAATCGTGATGAGTATGAGCAATATTCAACTCCTTGGAAATGGATATTATACTCTTATCTTTCTGAAATACTTTTATCAGAGGATAATCAGCAGATTGATTTACGTACTATTTTCCAAAAATTGTTTGGTCGTAAGGGGGTTAGTCTATCGAAATTATTAAATAAACGATTTAATGAAGGGATAGAAATACCATTTGATTTTGTTGAGGAAATACTTGGATATAAAAATGAAGTATATTTGCTCCAAGATATTGTTGAAATATTAGATGTGTTAATAAGTGAATATAAACTTCAAAGTAGTAAACAGTACTTTTTAATTATTGATGGCCTAGATGAAAAAATAAAAAAAGAAAAATACTACACAGATGCAATTCTTTCCTTCTTGTGGTCGATATCAAGGTTAAATCAAGATTTTATCAATAAAAAGTTGCCAATTAAAATTATTGCATCACTAAGAAATGATGTTTTTGATTTGATTGGTGGCTCAAATGTTTATAAAAAGTACTATGACAACGCCGTAGAGATAAAGTGGACAAATACGTCTAGTGATAAATTCTCATACCCATTAGCAGGTTTAATTTCAACAAGAATTAAAACATCATTACTCGAAAAGGGCTTTCAAGAAATTGAAGGGGATTTAGTAAAAAGACTCTTGACGACACATGTATATGGTAAGGAATGGAAAACGAGAACGTGGAACTTTATATTAGACATGACAACATATAAACCTAGAGATGTAATTTCATTTCTACAAGAGTGCCATGAAATTTGTAATGAAGATGTAAAACAAATTCCACAAAGCGTAGTATGGCAAGCATTAAACAATTACTCCAAATATCTAGTAAAAGAATTTAAATCTGAACTCCATGGTCATATTACGAAAGAACAAGCTGACGAGATTTTTGATGTAATTTTTCCTTCGCTTGGAAAAACCTTTAATTATAATGACTTTTATCTGAAAATAGGAAAAAGTAAACATTGTCTAGAACTGACTGGGGGAGACATATTAAGGCTTTTTTATGAATTAGGTATTGTTGGATTCTATGTGAATGATTCGCACATAGAATGGTATCATAGAGAGAAAAGTATAGTGAAGAAAGAATTCAGCTCACAGTCAAGTAAATATCAAATTAATCAGGGGTTATACAAAGCACTTTCTTTTTGGTAA
- a CDS encoding DoxX family protein: protein MSSRFEWSAIVLRIIAGITFVIHGIAKFQMGLDNVAGFFGSMGLPAFIAYFVAFVEVIGGIALILGLGTRVFSAVMAIVMAGAIIKAKLPAGFMGGQGGAGYELELALLAITLSLAISGSTKYSLDGVLFGKKNIA from the coding sequence ATGTCTTCTCGATTTGAATGGAGCGCCATCGTCTTGCGCATCATTGCCGGCATCACGTTTGTCATTCACGGTATCGCCAAGTTTCAAATGGGGCTGGATAACGTCGCAGGGTTCTTCGGATCGATGGGACTTCCGGCCTTTATCGCTTACTTTGTCGCTTTCGTGGAAGTCATCGGCGGCATTGCGCTGATTTTGGGTTTGGGCACCCGCGTATTTTCTGCGGTCATGGCGATCGTCATGGCTGGTGCGATCATCAAAGCGAAGCTGCCTGCGGGTTTTATGGGTGGACAAGGCGGAGCCGGCTACGAGCTCGAACTGGCACTGCTTGCTATCACTCTGTCCCTCGCCATCAGCGGAAGTACCAAATACAGTTTGGATGGCGTACTCTTTGGCAAAAAGAACATCGCGTAA